AAGCAAATCCACAGTCCAGCGAAACATGAATCCTCACACAACTTGATGGATCATagtctctctttttctctctaaaGCATACTTTTCTTAACATCACTTTATATCCTTCCATGTCACAGAAGTTTGTCCGTTTCTCCCAAAGCACTCTTTCTTCCCTGTCACAAAAGAACCCTAATCTTCTATTCTCACCTGCCATTATCATCCCATTATAAACCCCCCCACacacatataaatacataagcTTATGCATTTGCATGCATCCATCAACTCTATACCTCTCTCTCTTACAGATACGTaacaagagagaagaagaaggaagataaAGATGCCTGATTGGGGACCAGTTTTTGTCGCGGTGGCGCTTTTCGTGTTGCTGACTCCGGGAGTGCTGATTCAGATTCCGGGGAAAAACCGAGTGGTTGAGTTTGGAACATTTCAGACAAGTGGTCTTTCGGTTATAGTCCATACGCTCATCTACTTCACGCTTGTTTGTATTCTCTTGCTCGCTATTCAAATTCACATGTACATCGCCtgatctaataaaataaatgaatctctccattttttttgtaCTAGCTAGTGTATTCTTGAAGTTATATAGTCAAGTTTTATTTTACTTTGAATTGTGTAATTCGCAGTTTGTTTGATATAAGAAACAAAGTTGTGCCATAAACAAATGGTCTCATATCTACCACCATTTAATAGTCATCTACGTGTATGTAAGGGATGTATGAAAGTTAAGTGATATATACCGTTCAATCTAGTTCTGgttttaattatagtttatacATTTTTTCATGCGATGGacagaaatataaatataagtttTTATCATACTCAGCGACTGCAACCTTTGTGAAGTCGCCCCTCTTTGCGAAAACCTTGGCTATGCGAAAAGCTATATCCTCTGCTATCAGTAAAGGGATTAACTCTCTTTTGATTCTCTCTGACTCTCAGATTCTCATCAAGCTTCTGAATTCAAAGGGGAGAAATCTAGAGATCGCAGGCCCCTCAACATTTATCTCCTATCTACTTTCTTTAATGCTATCCAGTTTAAGTTTATCTTTAGAGTAAACAATGATAGGACTGACTTAGTTgccaaacaaactataactgtaatgttttaaaattttaagttaatgAATGcagtttccaaaaaaaaaaaagtttttacatAATTCGGTTTGATCTACTTAAATCATCATTTATGCATGTGGGCTCATTCATATGTTCTTGCTTAGCGATATATTAGTTGTTTCAGCCAAAAATGATTTTATGTGGCATATACTTATCAgaaaatgatatatcaaaagtaTCCAGATTGTTCTCCTGACCAAGAAAACTTGCTGGATTTGAATTAATTCTCATCAATTTCAGCAAGATTTTATATGAAACTAGAATTGTATTATTAATCTTTTATTGCTTTGATGATGTGGTACTATAATATTACAGTAGAGGTCAGTTTTAGTAactgtaattttaattttgtggaGTGTGAGGTCGGTCGGTCCACTACCAGCTaaaagatttaatatatttggttaaaaaagttacaaaattcAATTAAAACGTTACACGATTAAATTAGCATTAATCATCGATATTAGTATTTTTCGCGCCTTCCGAAGTACTTTAGATTAATGATAACCACaagattatttaaataaaaattaaaacacccGTTAGTTACCATAAGgtgtaagagcatctccaaggggactctattttttcctctataatttacactaaaatagagtaactctattatagagttgaatttgcttcaatggtactctatttggagtaaaaaaataagattactctatatttcactctattatagagtaactctattatagagtaactctattatagagtgaaccattggagcaaatccaactctataatagagttactctattttagagtgaaatatagagaaaattatagtgtagcattggagatggtctaaccTTTTCTACACCCCCATTAACATTCGTCCTCTCTAGATTCTTCTATCTCCCTCCTGTCCTTTTCTATACCCACCGCTCTCCAAAAGGTGTAACCTTTTTCACCTTTACACGACAACAATGACGGATTGGGCTCCGGTTATCGTCGGCGTCATCTTGTTCGTGATTCTCTCGCCTGGTCTTCTCTTCTCATTGCCCGGAAACAACCGAGCGGTAGACTTCGGTAACCTCAAAACCAACGGAAAAGCCATAGCTGTTCACACTCTCATCTTCTTCGCCATATACTCCATTTTGATCATCGCCGTCAATCTCCACATCTACACCGGTTGATTCTCTTCTGGGTCTCTCTCTGTTTCCCTTGTTTGTATGAAGTAAAGGTGTAAACCCTTTATGAAAACGAATCTATAAACTCTGTAATTTAGGGGTTTTATTTACCTTAAaatctatagttttttttttgttcttgttgttgttgtaacaaACAGACATGGTGAAAGTTCTGTTTCGTACTTGTATTGTAATATTTACTGCAGTTTGCTTTTTTTACTTTAAAGTCTCTTTAACTCTGTTTATTTACTCAAATTCAGACAAAAGTTGCTTACTTTCTGTCATCTTGCTTTAGACATTAGAGTTTGTAATaaaactcttttatttttttgttatttacatTTACATGATATAAGAGAGCAGAGAGATCAGAAATGGATGTGAACTTGTATAGCGATCACCAAGATCGTGAGTATACAAAAGTATATAACTGCGTGAACCAAAATAGCGATACCGCTCGTGCTCATGTTCCCGAACTCAACCACTCTTGTCCTCGCTGGAATCTGAAACAGTAGGCCTGGTGATAGTAGGATGAACAGAGATACCGCTACAATCACTGGTCCCCAGTCTGCGCTCATATGTAACGACTGCTTTTGATCTCTTTGCTTCTTTgaattgtgtgtgtgtgtgtgtgtaaagAGTGTTTGTTCTTTTGCTGATGAAGATGGATGCAAGTGGAGATTTATGTAGAAGGTGATTGACGAGTCTTTTCTGTGGCTTTTCTTGGTGGCTAAGTAGAGAAGGTAGAAGAGGTTAAGATTTAAAAAGCTTAGTGATAAGTTACAATTAAAGGTATTGTATTTCTATATTGGCGTTAGCTTTTTGTGAACTTTGGGGATGATTGATCAATCAATTGTTTCAGGTCTCTTTTGgtagagtttttgttttttatgttaAAGAATTTGCTCTAAAGTAGATTACTACCTCTAAAGATGATATGTCATCAAGATATGTGTCTACTTTGATAGTTTTCTTAGTAGTTCAGGtttcctttttgtttgtttctctcTTGATCAGTGACACCGGACCGATTGAAGATGGTCTGGTCTAAGAAGCATCAAGTTCAGTACCGCTGTTTCTTGTGATTTCTCTATGTTTGAGTTTCATAGGTTATATTCTTTGTCAGAGTTCAAAAGATCAGTAGTCAAAGTGAGTCGTATCATCTGTTAGACATTTTAGTTTCATCAGTGATTCATTTGAAACAGAGATGTGACAGTTACGAGCAGTTTAACGCATATGCTTACTTTGAACTGTTTAATTTGAGCAATATTAGAAGCTTTATTATTAATTGCCTTAAACTAGACTACATAACCTTTTGACAAGACAATAATAGATAGTGATCTTATAGATTACATATAAGTTTCATAGGAGAACATCAATGTAGGTTTGTTGCAATGTGTGTTGATCTTCAAAGTTCCAGAACAagatctgcaaaaaaaaaagcaaacgtTATGAAAGACAGAAATAAAACAGATTAGTGTTCAAATATTGTGTATAGGAAGGATCTTGACTTACACTCTGCGTCAGTCTTGATCCATTTTTCTCTTTTCCAGTTCGCTTCCGAGATGGAGCTTGAAACAAGAAaccctccgttaagaggaggaGGATCCTTGAGGTTGGTGCAGCTTCTTCTGTCATCTACCTCGCTATCATCTCTTGCAGGTGTACTGAGAACAGGATGGACTTTACTCCGGAAGTTTTGAACATTctataaccaaaacaaaaagccCACATTAACTTTCATAATACTTTTGACCAATCTAGATTTGAAAATGCTTGAAGATAAAAAAAGACAGAACCTTTCTGATGTCTTTCTTCTTGTGCATATAATCATCATTGTCATCTTTTATTGtctttgaagaagacatgtggAGCTTCTCGAACACCGTTTTAATCAAATCTCCTGTGCCATGTTTCTTCAGGGTGTTACACTCTCCTTCTACCGTCTTACTTCTCTTGAAGAGGCTTGCAAGTAAACCCTCTTTCTTCTTTACTTCTTTGCTGCTCTTTGTAAACTCAATACGATCTTTACATACATCAACTGATTCTCTATGTTCTTTTGCATTCGATCTCTCAGCCTGCTCACTGCTACTATCCTCCGGATATTCCTCAAGCAACTTGTCTAGCTTCTCAGTAATGAGCTTTGCAATATCTTTGTGTACTCCGGTTACATCTTCTTTTGCAACTGAAGTGAATCTTGGTGTTTCAGGATCTCTACCGAGCGTCCCGATCGTTAGAAATCCACCGAACCCGTCTTCATGATCAAACTCGAGTTCCTCATCAGCTTCTGGTGGTTTCGGGTCATGAGATGGTCCATAGAAGGAGAAGGAGTTTGTACGGATGTCTTGGACTTCAGATGAAACGTGAGCTCTTAAGCAACAGAAATTACCTGAAAGATTGGttgttcttttatatatataatttaaccaaAAGCATATTATGTATAACGTTGTATGAAGATGAAGATTGAAAACGTTTTATGCAAGAGAAAAGTTTTGTTATCATATATCAAACCTTTGAACTCCTTTGATTGGTCTAAACCGTTTTGCTTTATAGTTCGAATCCAACTTAGCAGCTGCAAGAGATGGAATATAAGCACAATTAAAGCTCACAAAGAGAAGAATATTTTGATTAGGCTtggaaaaatggaatatgtaTACGCACCTTCATGTTTGTCTTCGCTTTCTTGCTTCTACTGTTTTTCTTCGCTTTCTTGCttctactgtttttttttttagtgttcTTTAGGGTTTTGTAgctacatatatatagggtatTAAGATATGCTTGCATATCGAGCTTAGTATCAACTGTgaatatttaatgtatatatgtttattatgaTTTCCATTGATGTCTATATATGTGGTTATTGGATAAAGCAAGTGTATATCTCTATTTATCTAATTGAGACAGAACTATCATAtggtaataatattatttatacgTGTGATCATGATTTATttcaccaatttttttaaaaaaattttacatattagATCATTTTAACAGAACAAACAATCACTGTTTTAcccttgaatatttttaaaattttagaaactttctatttttactataacaattttttgtgtggttaaaaaatacatttttgttaaaattttattatttaaacaatttattaaaaatatacataaatgttAACTCAGTTTTAgccttaaaatataaaaaatacaaattgaaTTTATTATATTCTGTAACTCCAacatttttaactttaaaaaaaatactttatcacaaaaacaaaaattaaaccggttaaaaaatatttttattaaattagattttgtagaatacattttttattaattaaattttgtagaAATATAATTTCACGTTTTTAAATGTGTGGGTAAGAATCTGATCAATTTGTTGTTATTGTCCGTCTTTTCATGTCGTATGTGTTGATAAGAGAATCTAATAAACGACAAAAGTGTAAAAGAGTTTCGATAAGGACCAGAACAATGATCGTGTGATCTGCATTCGTCTTGAATTTTTACGTGGGCAACGTCTGAAAATGTATTAGCACGTAAGATGGGACGTTACAGAAGTAATGAAGTGTTTTCTTCGAGCTAAAATATATGCTTAATAGTAATACGGAAGTGTCTGGCTGAGGTCGAGACTAAAGAGAGTCATAAGCCACTACTGATCGCCTCTATTTTGTTCGGACATGTTTGCGAACTTCTCTCACAAACAGCCACGTGTTGAATCATATGACATGACAAGACACGATACGATACAGTCGTAACTAATTGAGTTATCATAAGTGTGTACTGCTCATTCTTGCATGCTTCTTTCCTCCAAAAGGAAAGTGATATATCTTTAAAAGGAATGCTTTCTATCTTTAAGTAAAAGGCGTGCAATGGAACTCTCTAGTTCTCCGAGAGAGTCCCACTTGCCACCAGGTTTTTGTCCTGGCTCTGCCACGTCTCCGACATtgacaatatatattttgttttcctcTGGGTGCAAAAGGCTAGAAATTATGTGTATAATTTTAAGGGAAAATGATAGATGTGAACCCAAAAGAATAAATATAACCCAATGATGTGGTGGATCTATGGGGAAACGATTAATGTTAGAATATATTAACAAGACGACGtaagaaatataatatgttgaaACCAAAACTTATATAATAAGACTTCAACACCCTGGTACGTTGTGTGTagtaaacaaaagaagaaagagctATTTCAATTTAAGCGTTTATTTAAGATCTTTCTGATCGATACACATGGGGATTGATTTGTTCCGTACGCTCATTTATCATCGCACTATTGCACATGCGAAAACCTGACCAATGAAATAGTTAATCAAAACGTGCTTAACAGATCCCTTCTTGGTCCCCtttttatgttgtatttttCTCACATTTCCTGTAGTTTGAGGTTTGCGAAGTTTAGGAGCCACTAACACTTCCGATCGATGAATTTGCTAAGACGTTAAACATTTTTGTTGGTTAAGTTTTATTATCTTTTCAACGAATCCAATAAGTCCACCACAACTTCAATCCAAAATAATTATGTAAGAAGCTAAGAATCCTGATATTTTCTTATCGAATGTCAATCTATCACATGAACTGCAACTGGAGCTTGAGATGTTAACTAGCATGGCCTAGTCCAGCAATAATCTTGGGCCCAACAAGCAGAATAGTTGTAAAGTTTAGTGTAgcaaaagaaaataacaaaatacatctttataaataaacttGAGCTCAACAAACAAAATAGTGTAGCATGACCTAGCCTAGCAATAAATTTAAGCCCAACAAACAAAATCTTGGTGGCATCTACCACACTGAGTAGCTAAACATGTGAATGGAGATCCCTAGATCAGCGACGATATCAGATGCATTGTAGCCGGAATCTGACAAGACCACGACAGTTTTAGGTCACGACAAGCATGAACCGGAGTGGAAAGAGCAGATTTGAGATCTTTTTCCTTTTATCAGTCTTCATGAGGAGTGTATTGATTCAAATATCAGATATATTGAAGTGATAAGGTTTAAACTtagaataaaactgaaaaaggcTCCAAAATTACATAGTACATATGTTGGTGACACATAAATGACGATAGTCACAATACATGCACAAACACAAACACGCTAGATTTAATTATGATACATGTCATGACCTTTATACTcatactaggtaataacccgcgccttgcgcgggatgtgattattagtttcgttatttttaataaatagaaactaaatctgtttaatctggatattagttcggttttaagttttttttttttatttttaatcttctaaaata
This genomic interval from Brassica napus cultivar Da-Ae chromosome A6, Da-Ae, whole genome shotgun sequence contains the following:
- the LOC106349288 gene encoding uncharacterized protein LOC106349288: MPDWGPVFVAVALFVLLTPGVLIQIPGKNRVVEFGTFQTSGLSVIVHTLIYFTLVCILLLAIQIHMCNLFHLYTTTMTDWAPVIVGVILFVILSPGLLFSLPGNNRAVDFGNLKTNGKAIAVHTLIFFAIYSILIIAVNLHIYTG
- the LOC106349295 gene encoding uncharacterized protein LOC106349295, which gives rise to MSADWGPVIVAVSLFILLSPGLLFQIPARTRVVEFGNMSTSGIAILVHAVIYFCILTILVIAIQVHIHF
- the LOC106374881 gene encoding protein DEEPER ROOTING 1 gives rise to the protein MKLLSWIRTIKQNGLDQSKEFKGNFCCLRAHVSSEVQDIRTNSFSFYGPSHDPKPPEADEELEFDHEDGFGGFLTIGTLGRDPETPRFTSVAKEDVTGVHKDIAKLITEKLDKLLEEYPEDSSSEQAERSNAKEHRESVDVCKDRIEFTKSSKEVKKKEGLLASLFKRSKTVEGECNTLKKHGTGDLIKTVFEKLHMSSSKTIKDDNDDYMHKKKDIRKNVQNFRSKVHPVLSTPARDDSEVDDRRSCTNLKDPPPLNGGFLVSSSISEANWKREKWIKTDAEYLVLEL